The nucleotide window TCCTTGGTAAAGGCACTTTGTTCACTAGATATAATTGATGGAAGGATATTGGATAGCCTGGAGGCAATAATTTTAGAGAATATCTTGTGCACACAGTTGCAAAGGCTGATGGGCTTGAAGTTTGAGAAGCTGGCTGGATCTGCTTTTTTTGGAATGAGGAAAATCGATGTACACCGAAAGGATCTGAGAATTTGGCCTCCTTGGAAAAAATTGATGGCTGCCAGCAGAAGATTGTTCTGAATGATGTTCTAACAGGAAGTGAAGAAGCCTCCCGATAAGCCATCAGGGCTAGGAGCACTGTCGGCAAGGATGAAGAAGGTAGTAGCTTTTACTTCCTCTAAGGACGGAGGATGCAATAACATCGCATTCATGTGATTGGGTATAAGAGGGGGGATGCAATGGAGCAGGTCAGGGGTGGGCATGGGGATGTCGGATGAGAAAAGTTGAGAAAAATACTTGACGGTTTCTGCTCCAATATCTGTATCTGAGTGAAGGTAGGAACCTGATTGGATATAAGAGAGGACATGTTTGATATACATGTCATCCGTTAACCCATGTGGCCTTATgtttaattaaataataatatttttttggcATACTTAGTAGGATGGTAATATGCTATTCTTAATGTTTTTCAATAAAATAAGATGGTAGGAAAAGCAAGGATGGCTTGTTTTCTTCTTTAAGTTGTAGGATAATCACATGACGAAGAAAAGCAATTGGAACTCATCGATGTGGGCGTAGGATCTTCTTCACAATGATCGACCCTCAGAGATATTGTAAATCACATCCTCACCTTACAAGGAGATCTTCAACAGATTGCAGAGGACAATAAGGCCCAAGCAGAGTCGTTCTCTAAAGTGTTTGAAACTTTCTTTGGAAGACTTTTGACGTATGTGAACATACAATCCGTCAATAGTTCTGCTGCAGAACAAGAGGCATAACTTCCAGCTGAACTACCTACTAGGGTTAGCTAGGTCGAAGGCCAACGCCAATCGATACCACCCTTGTTGGTGGCAAGGAGAAATGACTTAAACTGTCAACAATATAGCCAACAAGAATTTGCTGACCCTCATAATCttcatatactttttttttttggggtggggGGTGGGGTAGTAATTCCAAAGTAGTGTTGATAATCTTAGGGGGCAACTGACTATTCCACAAGGCTAACAGAGGGTTGAGATAACTAGAGGCAACGTCCCATCCCATCGCTTTTGGAGACTGTTAACCAAGTGGTGCAAAGGCAATAATATCCTATGTAGACACAACGATCTCTTGGTCGGGATAACATCATAGGACTCATCTAAGAATATGGTGTACCGTCGAACGACCGACGAGTTGCTCGAGCAATTTACAAAAAACCCTATCTTGAGTAGGTAGCTAGATTAATACTTTAAGCTACCCAGAGGATTTAGGTTTCCCGAGTTTACTCTATTTTATAGAGCGTGAAACTTTCATAGTCAAGCACATCAGTCGGttcaccatgcaatgtggtgaGGTATCAACCCATGATTTCTTGAAACTAAGGTTGTTTGGTAACTCCTTGACGGAAGCAACCTTTACCTGGTACATAAACCTCCTTACAAAATCCAGACCTTGCTCATGATGGAGGAGAGGTTTCATATATAATTCCATTGTACTAACCTGAGGTCTTTAAAGCCGATTTATCATACAAATTGCCTAGTAAATTGGCTGGGTAGTTCATTACTCCGTTCAAGGGCGCCAAAAACTGGTGCCCCATAATGCTTTATGAGGCCAAGTTTAACAAACTCTCTTTAGACAGCATAGACCTTAAGCTTCGCAAGAAGTTTGAAGGCATGCACTTTGGAGACCAGTTTGAATTGTTAACTAGATCCACCTGCTATGAATGGATCCTCCGCAAGAAAAATCACCAAATGAACTCCTCGCAAGGCATGTTCTATTGCGATCATAACTACGAGTTAATGATCATTTGAAGGGCATGATGCTAACTATGAGTTGGCCATTATGGAGGTGGCAAGCAAATAACTATATGAATATCTGGCTTGAAAATGTTTTGAGGTTCAAACCTTTGTAGGTGTGAATCCCTGGAAAGGTATCCCCGAATTCTTGAAGTAATACTCTTTCGACATTACTAAGGTTGGCGAAATCTTTGACCTATTGTTAAAGGTGATATTTATCAAACTCTCTAATTATCAGAAGATTCTATTGGCTAAAGAGTTGAAAAAGAGAATATTACAAGTGACATGGTTCCAAAACCCATTCCACTAAGAATTGTGTCATTTTTTGGAATATAATCCAAGAAAACATTGATAAAAGCCTTCTGAAGTTTCCTAACAAGGAGGGTATGAAGGTCGACTGGAATCCTTTTTCGAAGACCACCAACATCAATGTTGTCACGACCGAGATCAAAACCATCATCCGGACGAACGATGTATAATGCCCTGAAACTCACATCCTAAGTTCTGCACTttagacctgatcgagtttcctaATATTATTTTATGTGCATGCGATTATTATTAAGGTAATTCATAATTTCTATGCATCAAAGAGATTGACATtcaacataaaaattaaacaaCCACAAGTATTCATCTTCATAAAATAAGTTCACATGTATGTACATGTTTACACAATTGGGACTTATTATTATTCTATTAGTCTAAGTTCAAATCCCTAAATAcatgaaaaactaaaaataagcTACTTTTTAGGCTGCGGATTCTTCGAGCTCCTCCTTGGACAAGAAAGGCCATTTATCTTCGATTCATCATCTTGCTCCATATTTTCATTTacctatcgtcacctgcatcatttaTTTGTTCAAAATTCCAAGGGTGAGTTAACCATACTCAGTGATGGTTTCCCCCCAAGATAACATAACATCCAAATCATAAGTAAATATAATATATCAACATATACAGCAAAAAGTAACTTTCAAAATAATGTACTTCCGTTAAAATGCATGTATGCATTTAATGCACTTTAGGAGAGATGGATCCACCATGTCTTGTTCAAAGCAAAATTAGGTGTGGGAAATTATGTACCCGACAATGCCTAGCAACATTTCAAGCCTAGAAAGTGGTGGGCCATAGCTTGACCCGTCCTGACCCCTAATTCTGGGCACATCCCAAGACGAGGGGAGTTGTTTATCTAGTTGTAACTTGGAAACATCCAACCCTATCCTTGATGGGGAGTTGTGATATGACGACATCCTAGCATCCCATGGTACCATGATTACATGATTAATCAATTACTAAGTTAATCTAGTTTACATACAATCTAATTATGGTAAGGTCTTACGAACTTAGAGGTCCTTCCAATCATCTTATAATCATAAATAATTCCATATAGACTCTTAACCCACATTGAATCCTATGGTCCATGCATGTCAATGTGTCCTTGACACAAATACGTGCCTACCATGAGTCATGGTCATAAAGTAATGTGTCCATCATTCGTGCCATCTCATGGTCACTAGATAATCTGATTTATACCAAATTTCGCCATTCTCATGGTCATAGCCATGAAGTGAAATTTCAATAATTGTTTAGGCCATCTAAGTCACAAACCATAAATAAAAGTAGCGTGTACATCACAATCATCACATAATTTGTTCTAGGTCCATTCTCAATGCAAGTATCTAATATGGAAGTTGTTCTAAATATAAACCTGACATGGGTAGCCATGTTACATATCGATATGGTGTCGAATAGTATCCTATGGTATGGGACATCCaaatgtgtttttttatttttaaaggataTCAATATGGTGCCGAACAGTCTCATGGACCTAGATGGACGTCCAAATGTTTCAAGTATATGACACACATGTACATAAAACCAACCATTATTGTGAGCCGATGAAGTATATCCACACATGAGCTAAACCCGCTAAGTTAAAAGTTACAAAAATATAATTTAGGTTGGTTAGGTTCTAATAATATCATTCATTccttgatttaaacatctgaccCATCCGATGCGTGAACTATACACATCTTATAGGTCCTGTTTGTGCATAGTTTAACAATAAGGCATAGTTTTGAGAATTAATTATCTCAATACACACATCAACTCTAATTAAACAttttaatatgaaaaaatatataagaattaaataaaataaattagatcAATGCATCACCGTATCAAAATTGTGtaacaaaaattagaatttttcCATGAAACAATGTTAAAACTATAGCTTTTCTATATTGAAAGTTTATAAGCTTAAAAGGATCCCTCACCTTAAATTCTTAGTTCACTCTAGGTTGCTAGAATACCTTAAACCAATTTATGTTTAAGATTTATAAACAAAAATATCAAAGTTAAATGATTTAGATTGTAGATTTACGATTGTGTATAGATTCAATATATGTTGTGGGTTTTAGAAATTCTAGACTTTAAATCTAAATTTCTAAATTTACTTAAAAATtcctaatttaaaaataaatgctCTAattaaattctaatttagaattaaatttaaaaaaaaatcaagatttaatCATAAACTAAAAAGTATTCCATCTTGGTGCATGCGTACTATCCATTGTACATCACGGTAACATAGAAACACTTTGATATTTAATCGAAATGCTTCACACTTATGCACAAAACTAATTACTCACGTGCATTACCATTCACTAAAATCAAAACCTTCTAAAATAGACCAATTAACTGAAAGATATATCGTTCCAACTGTCATAAAAAAGAGTCTATTAATCAGAGTTGTCAGGTTCATTGGTTGTTACCTATACGTGTGGGTCCTACCtcatgtattttttatatatatctacgccgtccatctattttctcgtatcattttaggatgtgtttCCCAAACCATAAGAAGAACTAAATCTCAGGTAAACCATATCATTAGAAATAGTGATAaatgaacattaaaaactttttgtaagccataaaagtttcggatcaacccTATCTttatattttaccttcatctgggtattcTTGAAATCATCAagagttggattgcaaataaactttaaaaaaatccttaaaatggGCCCtttagagtttttaatggtgaggcgctcaatcacgtggtgtggtccacttccgaTGTAGCTCTTCATAATTTTTAAGACTACAtcttaaaatgggctggagaaacggatggacgggatggatataaaacaaatcaaTAAGGTGCGCCCCACAGTACCTAATCATCAAGCATGGGCTGAGTGATAAGAGTATCAAATGACTAATCTATTTTGGGAAAGAGGACAAACCTCCGGACGTGACCGTTACCTACGCCTGTCCTTGTAACGTACTGCATGAACTCCGTATCGGCCTCAAGCGCGCATATCGTATCGGGCTTCAGGCAAACCTCGAGCTCCACGCTCCCACCCCCTTCACGACCCGGAAACGCCGATATCTTCCCATCGAACTTATTCGCCCGCCCGCTACGTACCGCtacgggtgggccccacccgaaaTCGTTATCGTACATAGGAAATCGGGCCGAACTCCCCATCGTGATGGACGCCCCCTCGAAGTTCCCCAGCGGGAAGCACTTCGGGTCCCTCTCCCAATCCTCCACCACCCGGCGCACATTAGCGTCCCCGTGCGCCGCAATGCTCTTATTTAAAAGGCCTGCGCACCACTTCAAGTCCTGAGACAGGACCTCCCCCACGGAAGTGACGGTTGGGATACTCTGGATCGCGTTTCCGAAGTACAGAGCGTTGACACGTGGCTCGATCCTGTGGCGACAGTTCACCGCCATCCGGAACGTGGTATCGGCAGCTGCGGGTAGCTTCCTCGCACGCGTGATGGATCGCCACAGCTGCGCGCAGAGCGCTTGGAAGGACGAGATCTCTGCCCTTCGATCCACCACGGCCTGTGGATCTTGATGTTTCCAGAGGCTGCTTTGCGGAAGGCATTGCAAGACGGACGTTATCTTTCCGTTACTGATCCGTGGATCGTCGTGGCTTTCCTTCCGCATCATCTCCGCCACGTGGACGCCGTTATCGCCCAGCTGTTTCCGTCCGTTAGCTTGCGACTTCAGCTCGAGGATCGCCTCCCTGCTGAAATGGAACATCCGTTCCCGCAACGGCCCGTCGCCGGAGAACTTCGCTGTCGGGGCTCCGTCAGGGAATCTCAGCACTGCCGTCGACTCGCCGAAGAAGTTTCGGCGGAAATCTGGCAGCCTCGAGATCCACCTCGCGCCCCGGCAGACCTCGGCGAACGCATTGAAGAAGTTCCAGAACGACGT belongs to Magnolia sinica isolate HGM2019 chromosome 8, MsV1, whole genome shotgun sequence and includes:
- the LOC131253835 gene encoding uncharacterized acetyltransferase At3g50280-like produces the protein MSTVPAFSPTLISKSTVFPTQNSTLPNLRLSVSDLPMLSCQYIQKGVLLTRPSLPSDALISILRRGLSETLSHFPPLAGRLTTDPAGHIHISCNDAGVDFVHANAGNLTLFDVLSPVHVPDSVKGFFSFSFDGVVSYDGHFRPLLAVQVTELADSVFIGCAVNHAVIDGTSFWNFFNAFAEVCRGARWISRLPDFRRNFFGESTAVLRFPDGAPTAKFSGDGPLRERMFHFSREAILELKSQANGRKQLGDNGVHVAEMMRKESHDDPRISNGKITSVLQCLPQSSLWKHQDPQAVVDRRAEISSFQALCAQLWRSITRARKLPAAADTTFRMAVNCRHRIEPRVNALYFGNAIQSIPTVTSVGEVLSQDLKWCAGLLNKSIAAHGDANVRRVVEDWERDPKCFPLGNFEGASITMGSSARFPMYDNDFGWGPPVAVRSGRANKFDGKISAFPGREGGGSVELEVCLKPDTICALEADTEFMQYVTRTGVGNGHVRRFVLFPKID